The stretch of DNA CCTTTTTATGGATTGGAGATGGTAAAGGTTTTATGCTCGGATTATGGGAACAAAAAGAGAATATACAGCCCAGACACTTTGCTTTTTCCTGTGAACAGGAGGATATTTTAAATTATTCAGAAGAGTATTTAAAAAGCAGAAATTTAAAACCATACAATTTTTTAAAAGATGGAATGAGCCAACCCATGGTTTTTGCCTGGATGCCTGCTTTAGCTATATACTTTAATGATCCCGACGGCAACCAACTGGAATTCATTTCTATTCTGGAAGGAAAATCAAAACCTGAGCTAGGGGTCATATCTTATGAAGAGTGGATTAGCAAACAACACGAGAATTAATTTAGCCACGAATTCACGAATGATTTTATGAGTAATCTATTAACTGTTGGGCTTTTTTGTTAATTTGTTCCGAAGGCATATTATCTTTAGTGAAAAAGTTTCCAATTTATTCTTGCATTCATTGCTAAAACAAAAAAAGAAGCGATCTCACTTTTGAGACAACTCCTTATTTTTTATAGAATATATCTTCAATATTTACTGTAGTCTTGACCGGATTCGAAACCGTATTCCCTATTGGCATTACGGCTATAAATACGCTTCCCTATTTTCCCTTACAATTTCGATGCATCTGTAAACTCTACCCATTAGTCCGCGTGGATTTAACCGGAATATCCGTAAACTCCACGTTCAGAAATTTTAACGCAGGCTTTTCCTTTTAAGCTACAAGACTTTTTTAATAAACCGGCTTCGTTTTTAATGAAGCCAGTCTTTATAATAAAAGCTATTGGTTTTATCTTGCAAAAATTTCTTTCAGCTGAGAAACAATACTACTGTTTCCGGAAACCGTAATATCTCCGATTTTATCTGCAATCTTCTCCATATATTCCATTTCCTTCAACTTCCATAATACTTCGTTTTCTTCCATCAGTTTTGCAGTATTCAGTAAACTTCTGGTAGAAGCTGTTTCTTCACGGCGCATAATGCTGTTGGCCTGAGCTTTTTTCTCAGCAATTAAAACCTGATTCATAATCTCCTTCATTTCACCGGTGAGAATGACATCCCTGATTCCTGCATCTGTAGCTCTCAACCCAAGGTCATCAGCTTTGTTACCCAGATTATCCAGAATTTCTTTTCCTACACTATCTTTTTTCAATAGCAACTCATCCAGCGTCAAAGCCCCTACAAATTCACGCAAAGCCAATTGCATTAGGATATATAATTGCTTATCATATTCTTTATTGTCCATCAATGCTTTCATAATATCTTCCACCTGATAGCGTACATAGAAATTGATGCGAAGCATCGCCTTGTCTTTTGTTAAAAGTTCCTGGCCTGCAATTTCCATTTGTTGCATACGGGTATCAATGCTTTTAACTTCAACAGAGTCTTCATTCACCCAGAAGTAATACGTTCCTGCTTCAAGAATTTTTGCCATCTTTCCATCGATAATCAACAATCCTTTAGACTGATTGGTAATCACAAATTTTCTGACAAGATTTTTCAACTTTGCATTTTCCAAAATCGTTTTAGAAATTTTTTCTGTAATCTCAACTTTCGTCAAATCAATTCTTTGAAATGATCTATTCATCACGCCTTTCCAAGCAGCATATTGCCCTACATGCAACACTTCTTTAAAGATCCCATTTTCATATACCAACACAAGCTCGCCATCTTTCACTTCAATAAGATCCAGCATAGCATTCAGTTCTTCATTCTTTAATAAAAGAAATAAATCATCATTCACTTGTAATAGGGTCTTCATTTCATAAATTTCTACAGCCTTACGACCCAAAATCCAACGATTCCCTTCTTTTAAAATTTCAATCAGATTCCTGTTTTTAAAAACCAGACCTACCTGATAGGCTTTAATTTGTACATTTCTAAACATCATATTATATTTTTAAGGTTATTCAATTATAAAAAGGGAAAAACTGAGTGTTTCTCTTCCAAAAAACAGCGGAAACAAAGTATTTCAGAAAAAAAATCCAATTCAGAATAAGTATTTTAACTCACTTTCTAAACATTCAGGTTTTTAGCATATTCTCCCGTCATCATTCACGCAAAAACTCTATTCTTTTTAGAATATATGGCTAATCCTCATTATTCATTCACTGCATTTTTATTTCAGAAAATATCTTTCTTACAGGCTTTTTCAAAATGTTGACTGAACAACTGAAAAAACTCAGATTTTTCCATAAGGAATGTTTTTTAAAGAGAAACATTAACTCTGTCAAAATAG from Chryseobacterium piperi encodes:
- a CDS encoding VOC family protein encodes the protein MIKGLYETHIQVSNLEKSIQFYTEVLDLKLAHLDETRPIAFLWIGDGKGFMLGLWEQKENIQPRHFAFSCEQEDILNYSEEYLKSRNLKPYNFLKDGMSQPMVFAWMPALAIYFNDPDGNQLEFISILEGKSKPELGVISYEEWISKQHEN
- a CDS encoding slipin family protein, which gives rise to MMFRNVQIKAYQVGLVFKNRNLIEILKEGNRWILGRKAVEIYEMKTLLQVNDDLFLLLKNEELNAMLDLIEVKDGELVLVYENGIFKEVLHVGQYAAWKGVMNRSFQRIDLTKVEITEKISKTILENAKLKNLVRKFVITNQSKGLLIIDGKMAKILEAGTYYFWVNEDSVEVKSIDTRMQQMEIAGQELLTKDKAMLRINFYVRYQVEDIMKALMDNKEYDKQLYILMQLALREFVGALTLDELLLKKDSVGKEILDNLGNKADDLGLRATDAGIRDVILTGEMKEIMNQVLIAEKKAQANSIMRREETASTRSLLNTAKLMEENEVLWKLKEMEYMEKIADKIGDITVSGNSSIVSQLKEIFAR